The proteins below come from a single Perca flavescens isolate YP-PL-M2 chromosome 8, PFLA_1.0, whole genome shotgun sequence genomic window:
- the slc10a3 gene encoding P3 protein: MRTLFPLFCCVFLITGGAHRATGNLTVDSSNDTSSSSSSSRYIAIGDGSSQEFEFPENTNGVIVISSQYRSAAASRKGRQSWKQTVTVRSLDPEVLSILNVTDSGHAGPAKSYIISIRSGFPGMAQLQIQLLDLDQDSVPVLVEERTDYSIRVAPGTDDPATRLVQSGGLSHFSENPVLFALLPLIFVNKCAFGCKVEVEVLRGLLRRPVPLLLGVLGQFLVMPLYAYCVSQLASLPKALSLGLVITCSAPGGGGGYLYSLLLGGDVTLAISMTLVSTVVAAAAMPLSSALYGRLLGVHAALHVPFVKILGTLLFIAIPISLGMLVKLRLPALTRVLLALIRPFSFALIVGGIFMAYQMGASILANVKPQIVAVGVTVPLLGLLVGAIMAKLAGLAPALRKTVSIEVGVQNSLLALAVMQLSFRRVEADFASQAPFIVALSSTSEMLLIVVGYYAQRKLCGSVVPRSDA; encoded by the coding sequence ATGAGGACGCTATTTCCGCTATTCTGCTGTGTCTTCCTTATTACCGGCGGAGCACACCGGGCCACCGGGAACCTAACTGTCGACAGCAGTAAcgacaccagcagcagcagcagcagcagcaggtataTCGCGATCGGCGACGGGTCATCGCAGGAGTTTGAGTTTCCTGAAAACACCAACGGAGTGATCGTGATCTCCAGCCAGTACCGGAGCGCCGCGGCGAGCAGGAAGGGCCGCCAGAGCTGGAAGCAGACGGTGACAGTCCGCTCCCTGGACCCGGAGGTCCTCTCCATACTTAATGTGACGGATAGCGGCCACGCAGGGCCGGCCAAGAGCTACATTATCAGCATCCGCTCCGGGTTCCCAGGCATGGCTCAGCTGCAGATCCAGCTGCTGGACCTGGACCAGGACTCGGTGCCCGTTCTGGTCGAAGAGAGGACGGATTACTCCATCAGAGTGGCGCCTGGTACCGATGACCCGGCCACCCGGCTCGTCCAGTCGGGTGGCCTGTCCCATTTCTCTGAGAACCCCGTGCTGTTTGCCCTGCTGCCCCTCATCTTCGTCAACAAGTGTGCGTTCGGCTGCAAAGTGGAAGTGGAGGTTCTGCGGGGTCTGCTGAGGAGACCCGTGCCACTGCTGCTCGGGGTGCTGGGTCAGTTCCTGGTGATGCCGTTGTATGCCTACTGTGTATCCCAGCTGGCCTCGCTGCCCAAAGCGCTCTCCCTGGGCCTGGTCATCACCTGCTCCGCCCCGGGGGGCGGCGGGGGCTACCTGTACAGCCTGCTGCTCGGAGGAGACGTCACCCTGGCGATCTCCATGACCCTGGTGTCCACCGTGGTGGCGGCGGCCGCCATGCCTCTGTCGTCCGCGCTGTACGGTCGGCTCCTGGGCGTGCACGCTGCCCTGCACGTGCCCTTTGTGAAGATCCTCGGCACCCTGCTGTTCATCGCCATCCCCATCTCGCTGGGCATGCTGGTCAAGCTGCGGCTGCCCGCCCTCACACGCGTCCTGCTGGCTCTCATACGACCCTTCAGCTTCGCGCTCATCGTGGGGGGCATCTTCATGGCCTACCAGATGGGCGCGTCCATCCTGGCCAACGTCAAGCCCCAGATCGTGGCAGTAGGGGTGACCGTGCCTTTACTGGGGCTGTTGGTTGGGGCCATCATGGCCAAACTGGCGGGCCTGGCCCCAGCACTGAGGAAGACGGTCAGCATCGAGGTGGGGGTCCAGAACAGCCTGCTGGCTCTCGCCGTCATGCAGCTGTCCTTCCGCCGGGTGGAGGCGGACTTTGCGTCCCAGGCGCCCTTCATCGTGGCCCTCAGCAGCACCTCGGAGATGCTGCTCATAGTTGTGGGGTACTACGCCCAGCGGAAGTTGTGTGGGTCTGTCGTCCCCAGGAGTGACGCCTGA
- the chmp1a gene encoding charged multivesicular body protein 1a, protein MEDTLFQLKFTSKQLERLAKKAEKESEKEQAKVKKALQQKNVDCARVYAENAIRKKNEGLNWLRMASRVDAVASKVQTAVTMKGVTKNMGQVTKALDRALNSMDLQKVSAVMDKFETQVQNLDVHTSVMEDSMSSAMTLTTPQEQVDDLIHQIAEESGLEVMDQLSQLPAGATSVGAESSRSQDREDQLSRRLAALRN, encoded by the exons ATGGAGG ACACACTCTTCCAGTTAAAG TTCACTTCCAAGCAGCTTGAGAGACTGGCCAAGAAGGCAGAGAAGGAGTCGGAAAAGGAGCAGGCCAAGGTTAAGAAG GCGTTGCAACAGAAGAATGTGGATTGTGCCAGAGTGTATGCTGAAAATGCCATCCGAAAAAAAAACGAAGGTCTCAATTGGCTGCGCATGGCGTCTCGAGTGGACGCGGTGGCCTCCAAAGTCCAGACTGCTGTCACCATGAAGGGA GTGACCAAAAACATGGGCCAGGTGACCAAAGCTCTGGACAGAGCTCTAAACTCCATGGATCTCCAAAAGGTCTCTGCCGTCATGGATAAGTTTGAAACCCAAGTCCAGAACCTCGACGTCCATACCTCA GTGATGGAGGATTCCATGAGCTCAGCAATGACGCTGACCACGCCTCAGGAACAGGTGGACGACTTGATCCACCAAATAGCAGAGGAGAGCGGCCTGGAGGTGATGGACCAGCTCAGCCAGCTGCCTGCAGGAGCCACCTCGGTGGGCGCAGAGAGCTCTCGGAGCCAGGATAGGGAAGACCAGCTGTCTCGACG GTTGGCTGCTCTGCGGAACTGA